From a single Leopardus geoffroyi isolate Oge1 chromosome E1, O.geoffroyi_Oge1_pat1.0, whole genome shotgun sequence genomic region:
- the RPRML gene encoding LOW QUALITY PROTEIN: reprimo-like protein (The sequence of the model RefSeq protein was modified relative to this genomic sequence to represent the inferred CDS: inserted 1 base in 1 codon), whose amino-acid sequence MNATFLNHSGLEAAGGLGGGGGATLGNRSHGLGTWLGCCPXGAPLAATDGVPAGLAPDERSLWVSRVAQIAVFCVLSLTVVFGVFFLGCNLLIKSESMINFLVEERRPSKDVGAAILGLY is encoded by the exons ATGAACGCGACCTTCCTGAACCACAGCGGCCTGGAGGCGGCGGGCGGCttgggcggcggcggcggggccacCCTGGGGAACCGCAGCCACGGGCTGGGCACGTGGCTGGGCTGCTGCC GGGGCGCGCCGCTGGCCGCCACCGACGGGGTCCCCGCGGGGCTGGCGCCCGACGAGCGCAGCCTGTGGGTGTCGCGCGTGGCGCAGATCGCTGTGTTCTGCGTGCTGTCGCTCACCGTGGTCTTCGGCGTGTTCTTCCTGGGCTGCAACCTGCTCATCAAGTCGGAGAGTATGATCAACTTTCTGGTGGAGGAGCGCCGGCCCTCCAAGGACGTGGGCGCCGCCATCCTGGGGCTGTACTGA